In Carya illinoinensis cultivar Pawnee chromosome 6, C.illinoinensisPawnee_v1, whole genome shotgun sequence, a single genomic region encodes these proteins:
- the LOC122313706 gene encoding translocon-associated protein subunit alpha-like isoform X1, with protein sequence MTMVMALKNFRVFFLALLFLSSSLLQVARCQGSDVEPTEVVEEVGDLGIVGEDAQDFGDENFSPAPGVNTVCVFPKNSARVVSAGEETELLVGMKNDAGESTLNVIAIKASIHLPFDHQLLVQNLTAQAFNNASVPASAQATFPYIFAVSKFLQPGTFDLVGTIIYEIDQNPYQSTFYNGTIEVVEAGNFLTIESVFLVTLAISLLVLLGAWIHGQIKNLSKKTKRAPKVEVGTKTTDASMDEWLQGTAYTQSLSSKSKKKK encoded by the exons ATGACCATGGTGATGGCGCTGAAGAACTTTAGGGTTTTCTTCCTCGCTCTCCTCTTTCTCTCCTCTTCTTTACTCCAAG TTGCTAGGTGTCAGGGTTCGGATGTGGAGCCTACAGAGGTCGTTGAAGAAGTGGGTGATCTTGGGATTGTTGGTGAGGATGCCCAAGACTTTGGCGATGAGAATTTTAGCCCAGCTCCAGGAGTTAATACAGTCTGTGTTTTCCCAAAGAATAGTGCTCGAG TGGTGTCAGCTGGAGAAGAGACTGAGCTATTGGTCGGAATGAAAAATGATG CAGGGGAGTCAACCTTGAATGTCATTGCAATTAAGGCCAGCATTCATCTTCCTTTTGATCATCAGCTGCTGGTTCAAAATCTCACTGCACAG GCTTTCAACAACGCATCAGTACCAGCTTCAGCTCAGGCTACTTTCCCATACATATTTGCTGTTAGCAAGTTCTTGCAG cctGGAACCTTTGACCTTGTTGGCAccattatttatgaaattgacCAGAATCCATACCAGAGCACCTTCTATAATGGTACCATTGAAGTTGTTGAGGCAGGGAATTTTCTGACCATCGAGTCTGTTTTCCTTGTTACACTTGCAATTTCACTTCTTGTTCTCCTGGGCGCATGGATTCATGGTCAAATAAAGAACCTTTCCAAG AAAACTAAGAGGGCTCCCAAGGTGGAAGTTGGAACTAAGACTACAGATGCATCAATGGATGAGTGGCTTCAG GGAACCGCATATACTCAGTCCTTGTCCAGcaaatcaaagaagaaaaagtag
- the LOC122313706 gene encoding translocon-associated protein subunit alpha-like isoform X2 gives MTMVMALKNFRVFFLALLFLSSSLLQVARCQGSDVEPTEVVEEVGDLGIVGEDAQDFGDENFSPAPGVNTVCVFPKNSARVVSAGEETELLVGMKNDGESTLNVIAIKASIHLPFDHQLLVQNLTAQAFNNASVPASAQATFPYIFAVSKFLQPGTFDLVGTIIYEIDQNPYQSTFYNGTIEVVEAGNFLTIESVFLVTLAISLLVLLGAWIHGQIKNLSKKTKRAPKVEVGTKTTDASMDEWLQGTAYTQSLSSKSKKKK, from the exons ATGACCATGGTGATGGCGCTGAAGAACTTTAGGGTTTTCTTCCTCGCTCTCCTCTTTCTCTCCTCTTCTTTACTCCAAG TTGCTAGGTGTCAGGGTTCGGATGTGGAGCCTACAGAGGTCGTTGAAGAAGTGGGTGATCTTGGGATTGTTGGTGAGGATGCCCAAGACTTTGGCGATGAGAATTTTAGCCCAGCTCCAGGAGTTAATACAGTCTGTGTTTTCCCAAAGAATAGTGCTCGAG TGGTGTCAGCTGGAGAAGAGACTGAGCTATTGGTCGGAATGAAAAATGATG GGGAGTCAACCTTGAATGTCATTGCAATTAAGGCCAGCATTCATCTTCCTTTTGATCATCAGCTGCTGGTTCAAAATCTCACTGCACAG GCTTTCAACAACGCATCAGTACCAGCTTCAGCTCAGGCTACTTTCCCATACATATTTGCTGTTAGCAAGTTCTTGCAG cctGGAACCTTTGACCTTGTTGGCAccattatttatgaaattgacCAGAATCCATACCAGAGCACCTTCTATAATGGTACCATTGAAGTTGTTGAGGCAGGGAATTTTCTGACCATCGAGTCTGTTTTCCTTGTTACACTTGCAATTTCACTTCTTGTTCTCCTGGGCGCATGGATTCATGGTCAAATAAAGAACCTTTCCAAG AAAACTAAGAGGGCTCCCAAGGTGGAAGTTGGAACTAAGACTACAGATGCATCAATGGATGAGTGGCTTCAG GGAACCGCATATACTCAGTCCTTGTCCAGcaaatcaaagaagaaaaagtag
- the LOC122314464 gene encoding protein XAP5 CIRCADIAN TIMEKEEPER isoform X2, which translates to MSGMGDGYVGTAQDSVRIRKLEKQREAERRKIQELKDKSASAKGQPGLLQFGKSQAEILEHAFKKETVGLVTREEYVEKRINIRTKFEEEEKEKLQKQQQEEEELQLKKRKQRKIKGNSRLSFADDIENGSEEEDGENESSQSKRLRQGKFGKDPTVETSFLPDSEREAEEQAERERLQRQWLLEQEQIRSEPLEITYSYWDGAGHRRVIKVHKGVTIGEFLRAVQQQLAPEFREIRTTSVENLLYVKEDLIIPHHSFYDLIINKARGKSGPLFHFDVHEDVRTTADATIEKDESHAGKVVERHWYEKNKHIFPASRWEIYDSTKKWERYTIHGD; encoded by the exons ATGTCGGGCATGGGAGACGGGTATGTGGGCACGGCCCAGGACTCCGTTAGGATACGAAAGCTCGAGAAGCAGAGGGAAGCCGAGCGCCGCAAAATCCAGGAGCTCAAGGACAAGTCCGCCTCCGCCAAAGGCCAGCCGGGCCTCCTCCAGTTCGGTAAAAGTCAGGCCGAG ATTCTTGAGCACGCGTTTAAGAAGGAAACTGTGGGTTTGGTTACTAGGGAGGAGTATGTTGAGAAG AGAATTAATATTCGGACCAAATTcgaagaggaagagaaggagAAACTTCAGAAGCAGCAGCAAGA GGAGGAGGAGCTTCAATTAAAAAAACGTAAACAGAGAAAGATAAAGGGGAATTCCCGGTTGTCATTTGCGGATGATATTGAGAATGGTAGTGAAGAGGAGGATGGTGAAAATG AATCTTCACAATCGAAGAGGCTTCGGCAGGGCAAATTTGGTAAAGATCCAACAGTGGAAACTAGCTTTCTGCCTGACag TGAGCGGGAGGCAGAGGAACAAGCTGAGCGTGAAAGGCTACAGAGACAGTGGCTTCTCGAGCAGGAGCAGATTCGAA GTGAGCCTCTTGAAATTACATACAGCTATTGGGATGGAGCTGGCCATAGACGGGTTATTAAG GTACACAAGGGAGTTACAATAGGAGAGTTTCTTCGAGCTGTTCAGCAGCAACTTGCACCTGAGTTTCGAGAAATTCGAACCACCTCAGTGGAGAATTTGCTTTATGTGAAAGAAGATCTTATTATTCCGCAT CATAGTTTTTATGACCTAATCATTAACAAGGCCAGGGGCAAAAGTGGACCG CTTTTCCACTTTGATGTGCATGAGGATGTGCGAACAACTGCTGATGCAACGATAGAAAAGGATGAG TCTCATGCTGGGAAAGTTGTTGAGAGGCACTGGTATGAAAAGAACAAGCATATTTTTCCTGCTTCAAGATGGGAG ATATATGACTCCACAAAAAAATGGGAGCGTTATACCATCCATGGGGACTGA
- the LOC122314464 gene encoding protein XAP5 CIRCADIAN TIMEKEEPER isoform X1 produces the protein MSGMGDGYVGTAQDSVRIRKLEKQREAERRKIQELKDKSASAKGQPGLLQFGKSQAEILEHAFKKETVGLVTREEYVEKRINIRTKFEEEEKEKLQKQQQEEEELQLKKRKQRKIKGNSRLSFADDIENGSEEEDGENESSQSKRLRQGKFGKDPTVETSFLPDSEREAEEQAERERLQRQWLLEQEQIRSEPLEITYSYWDGAGHRRVIKVHKGVTIGEFLRAVQQQLAPEFREIRTTSVENLLYVKEDLIIPHQHSFYDLIINKARGKSGPLFHFDVHEDVRTTADATIEKDESHAGKVVERHWYEKNKHIFPASRWEIYDSTKKWERYTIHGD, from the exons ATGTCGGGCATGGGAGACGGGTATGTGGGCACGGCCCAGGACTCCGTTAGGATACGAAAGCTCGAGAAGCAGAGGGAAGCCGAGCGCCGCAAAATCCAGGAGCTCAAGGACAAGTCCGCCTCCGCCAAAGGCCAGCCGGGCCTCCTCCAGTTCGGTAAAAGTCAGGCCGAG ATTCTTGAGCACGCGTTTAAGAAGGAAACTGTGGGTTTGGTTACTAGGGAGGAGTATGTTGAGAAG AGAATTAATATTCGGACCAAATTcgaagaggaagagaaggagAAACTTCAGAAGCAGCAGCAAGA GGAGGAGGAGCTTCAATTAAAAAAACGTAAACAGAGAAAGATAAAGGGGAATTCCCGGTTGTCATTTGCGGATGATATTGAGAATGGTAGTGAAGAGGAGGATGGTGAAAATG AATCTTCACAATCGAAGAGGCTTCGGCAGGGCAAATTTGGTAAAGATCCAACAGTGGAAACTAGCTTTCTGCCTGACag TGAGCGGGAGGCAGAGGAACAAGCTGAGCGTGAAAGGCTACAGAGACAGTGGCTTCTCGAGCAGGAGCAGATTCGAA GTGAGCCTCTTGAAATTACATACAGCTATTGGGATGGAGCTGGCCATAGACGGGTTATTAAG GTACACAAGGGAGTTACAATAGGAGAGTTTCTTCGAGCTGTTCAGCAGCAACTTGCACCTGAGTTTCGAGAAATTCGAACCACCTCAGTGGAGAATTTGCTTTATGTGAAAGAAGATCTTATTATTCCGCAT CAGCATAGTTTTTATGACCTAATCATTAACAAGGCCAGGGGCAAAAGTGGACCG CTTTTCCACTTTGATGTGCATGAGGATGTGCGAACAACTGCTGATGCAACGATAGAAAAGGATGAG TCTCATGCTGGGAAAGTTGTTGAGAGGCACTGGTATGAAAAGAACAAGCATATTTTTCCTGCTTCAAGATGGGAG ATATATGACTCCACAAAAAAATGGGAGCGTTATACCATCCATGGGGACTGA